The Spirosoma oryzicola region CCGTACAAGATGCAATCTGCGCACTATGACGCCAATTAAATTAATGCTTGTGGATGATCATTCGATTGTCCGCGATGGGATTCGGCTGTTGTTGGAACAGGCCGATGGCTTGGAAATTATCGATGAAGCCAACGATGGCGAAGAAGCGTTAGAAAAGCTCAAAACGCATCAGCCCGATCTGGTCCTTATGGACATTTCTCTGCCCGGTATGTCGGGTATTCAAACAACACAAGTTATCAGCCGACTGTATAAGAGCGTGCGGGTCTTAATGCTGTCGATGCACAACAATGAAGATTACATCCTGCGCTCGGTAGAAGCCGGAGCCTATGGCTATATCCTCAAAGACTCTTCCTCGGACGAAATGATCAAAGCGATACGCATGATCGCTGGTGGCGAAAAGTACTACAGCTCGCCGGTGGCTTCCATTATATTAAGCGGCTACATGCAGCAACTTAAGAAAGGCAGTAAACAAGGCCG contains the following coding sequences:
- a CDS encoding response regulator transcription factor; this translates as MLVDDHSIVRDGIRLLLEQADGLEIIDEANDGEEALEKLKTHQPDLVLMDISLPGMSGIQTTQVISRLYKSVRVLMLSMHNNEDYILRSVEAGAYGYILKDSSSDEMIKAIRMIAGGEKYYSSPVASIILSGYMQQLKKGSKQGREVQPSRLSNKEKEILQFLVDGMSSREIAERLQLSVRTVDNHRANMMRRLQVRNAAELVRIAVEEKLI